The following DNA comes from Flavobacterium sp. N3904.
TATATCTTTCGTTACAACGGCACCAGCAGCAATAACGGCACCTTTGCCAATAGTTATTCCTGGCAGAACCATTGCTCTAGTTCCAATCCAAACAAAGTCTGCAACAGTTACTTTTTTTTCCCTGTCACAAATTCCAAGAAGTTCTGCATTATGATCTGCAGTTAAAAAAATAACATCTTCTGAAATAGACACGCTATTACCAATATCTAAAAAACCTCTTGAATCCAGACGACAATTAGCATTGATGCAAGAATTATTGCCTATCGTTAGTCCTTTGGCACAATCAAATTTACAATTCATAAAAATTGTAGTTCCTTTCCCAATACTAAAGTTCATTACTTTTCTATAAAACCACAACCTTACTGTATGGCTTGGAAAATGCGAAATGAAATTGTTACAGATATATAAACGTAATTCAGAAAAAAATCTACTCATGGCTAATATTTTCTATAAAATCGCCCAATTACTGAAGCAATTTTAATACTTAAATTTTTTATTTTAATTGTGCTTTTATTGCAGGTCGCTATAGGAAGTCCCACATTTTTCCAATAGGCTTTATCAGGAAATGAAGGAGGTATTCCTTTCAATGCAAATAAAATAAAAGATTTATTCCATGGTTTAGGACCACCAACTGCGTGTGACATAGTAAAACCTCCATGAATGAAATCCATTGCTTCTGGCCCCATCTCTGACAAAGGCGCTTTGCTGCACATTGCTGCAATATTGAAAGCGTCCTGATCACCAGCAAAAAAAATATCCCAAGGCTGAAAATTTGTAAACTCAAAATGCTTAATGCTAAACCCGAATGAATCAACAAATGAATGAATTACCTTTGACCATGTTGCTAAAAAATCAATATTACTTTTTTTAACTCCACAAAAGCCTGAATTAATATAAGAATGAACTTCTCGTTCAACTTTCATATTCATTTTATCTATAACTTCTTTCCAAATTGATCGTTTAGGGTGGTTAGGAGGACAGTCATTTGATATGATTTCATGAACCAAGGCCACCCCAAAATTTGCCCATTTTTCATAAAATAACCAACTACATTTAATTACTATATCTGGATCAAAATAAAATAGTGATTCGGCATCTTTGGCACTGGTAGCCCAAAGGTTTAACATAAAATCAGGTTTTAAATTCGCCAAATGCCAATCCGTTACTAGTGGCAGAAAATGAACTTTGAAATCTTCCTCAAGTTTCAGAGTTTTAGCATTGTCCCATTCAAGATTCGGGTTTTCATAAGCTGAATTTGCCCAAGGAGGCAGATTACCTCTATAACCCACAAATATGTCTCCTCTAAACCCATTATTATAAAGCGAATTGGATAACGCAGCCAAACCATAATGATAATTTCCTTCAAAAAGTGTACAAACAGCTGACCTCATTTAATATCTATTATTTTTATTAGACAATAGCCACCATGCAGAATGACTTGAATAATGGCTAGAAATATATTAAAGATTAATACTCCATTTAGAGTTCCTACATTAAACAAAAATGCACCAATACCTATAGACATTAAACTAATTGAAATTGAAAAGAGCGGATTAATCACCCATCCTCTACTTGTATAAAGTAAAAAAAAGACACCCCCAATAAGACCAATACAGGTACCTACAATACTTAATATTAATTCACTTTTAAGTCCATAATAATTTTTACCCAAAACCCACAATAATTGATCTGAAAACAAATAAACCAAAATCAAAATAAAGCATATTAAAATAATAAGCGAAAAAAAGATTTGAATAAATCGTTTGAATAATAGAACCTTATTTTCTAAAAGTCTGGCATATCTCGGTATTACTAATGTACTAATCAAAACGCTAAACAAAGAAAGTAAAATCGCAAATCTACCCAGAGCTCCTAATTGTGCAACAGATTCGGTTTTGCCAAAAATTGAAATAAACCAAATCGTAATTTGGCCTGAAACACAATAATAAATGGCTCCAGGCAGAATTTTTTTCACCATTTGCATAATTTCGGCTTGAATCCCCAAATCTGGTGGTTGATTTTTATCAACAAAACTGTGAGCTATTTTTCGCAATTTTATATTCCCATAAATCCGTGGTATTCCGTTGGCTAATATTGCTACAAAAGTCCATGGAAATATAAACATTGTCAATCCTGTAAGTAAGAGCCTGCCGAGTCCAACCACTACTTGATTTTTTTGCAATGGTAGGATATCTTGGTGCAGTTTTGGTACTATTTCTAATAAAGTATCAGACAAGGCTGCAAAAAAAGCTGGAATTAATGAAGCAATAATAAGTAGAGTTGTCAACCAAGAAGCGCCATTATGAAACAACAAATAAATTAAAATAGGCGTAGCAACTATTAGGCTGCCTATCGCAAATTTTCGGCGTAAATCAAGCCCTGTTGCCAAAACACTGCCTAACTTTTCTTTATCTTGCCAAACTTTCGCACCCTGTGCCATTACTCCCGAAGAAATGCCTCCATCTGCCAAAACTGTCATAGTGCCCAGCATTGTATTGGCTAATGTATACAAAGCATACTCTTGCACAGGCAATAAACGTATAATTAAAATACCACTTGCAAAACCTACAGCTTGCAAAATAATCTGAGCGCCTCCAGTAATGGAGATTAACTTACCCCAATTGAGTATGGAATCATATTTAGGGTGTTGTTTGAGCTGAGCTAATTTATCTTTCAAGAATTGGAAATAAAATGGTTAAAATATAGATTTATTTTACAAATGATTGGCCTACTTTTTTCCAAATATCTGCAGTATCAATTGAAGCATCAACATCCGTTTTTACCGGCTACTCAAAATAATTTAAAGTAGTATAGCCTCCATCTTTCAAATATTGTTCTTTTTTCATAAGGGCTAAATCTGATTGCATCATATCTTTCACCAATGCAGCTAAATCGTATCGACATTTCCAACCCAATTTTGTTTTGGCTTTTGAAGGATCTCCAATTAGTAAATCTACTTCTGTAGGTCTAAAATATTTTGGATCTACTGCCAATACTTCTTTTCCAATTTCAACTTGATAATCTGGGTCTCTACATGATTTTACATAACCTTTCTCCTCTACGCCTTCACCTTTGAATTCTAATTCTATACCCACTTCGGCAAAACTCATACGAACAAAGTCACGTACTGGAGTGGTTGTTCCCGTGGCAATTACCCAATCTTCAGGGGTATCAGCCTGCAAAATCATCCACATCATTCTTACATAATCTTTGGCATGTCCCCAATCGCGTTTTGCATCTAGATTTCCTAAATATAATTTATCTTGTAATCCCAAAGCAATCCTTGAAGTAGCTCTTGTAATTTTACGTGTTACAAAAGTTTCTCCCCGAATGGGAGATTCATGATTAAACAATATGCCATTACAAGCAAACATCCCATAAGCTTCTCTATAATTTACGGTAATCCAAAAAGCATACATCTTCGCAACTGCATATGGCGAACGCGGATAAAAAGGAGTCGTTTCTGACTGTGGTACTTCTTGCACTTTACCATACAACTCCGAAGTCGATGCCTGATAAATGCGAGTCTTTTTTTCTAGTCCCAAAAAACGAACCGCATCCAAAATACGTAGGGTTCCTAATCCATCAGCATTTCCAGTATATTCTGGAGTTTCAAATGAAACTGCAACATGACTCATGGCTGCTAAATTATAGATTTCATCGGGTTGAATTTGTTGAATCAAACGTGTCAAATTTGTACTATCAGTCATATCTCCATAATGCAAAATGAAATTCCTGTTTTCTACATGTGGGTCTTGGTACAAATGATCAATTCGCTCTGTATTAAATAAAGAAGTCCTTCTTTTTAATCCGTGTACGATATAACCTTTTTTTAATAAAAATTCACTTAAATAGGCTCCATCTTGTCCTGTTACTCCAGTAATGAGGGCAGTTTTTTTCATTTGATTAATGTTGTAATAATTAAGTACAAGGTCTTGTGGCGTAAAGGCAATAATGAGGCAGCCCTTATTGCAAAAAGAAATTGGCAAACGGCAGTGTATAAGAGTAAATTTTCGAAAATCTGAAATAAAGAGTCTTAAATTATAAATGAAAAGGAACAATTCCGATCCTATACTGTTTAGTATATATAATAGTTTATACTAAAGATTAGCCTTTTAACTGATTTGTTTTGAAATTTTCAATATTTTCTAAAAACCATTTGTAGGTTTTTTTTATTCCGTCCTCTAAATCTACCTGATGTTTCCATCCGATGTTATGCATTTTAGAAACGTCCATTAATTTTCTTGGTGTTCCGTCGGGTTTCGTGTCATCCCAGATAATTTCGCCAGTATGCCCAATAATTTTTTGGATTTTAGTTGCTAATTCCTTGATAGTTAAATCCTCTCCTGTTCCTACATTATACAAATAATCAGGAAGTTGGTTTTCTAAAGCATACACAACTGCTTTTGCCATATCATCTACAAACAAAAATTCTCGCTTAGGTGTACCAGTTCCCCAAAGGACCACTACTGCATTATTATTTTGCTTGGCTTCATAAAATTTACGTATCATAGCCGGCATAACATGTGAACTGTTCAAATCAAAATTATCATGAGTACCGTATAAATTTGTTGGCATCAAACTCACAAAATCTTTATCAAATTGCTTGCGAATGGATTCGCATGCTTTTACACCAGTAATTTTGGCCAAAGCATACCACTCATTGGTTGGTTCCAAAGGACCCGTTAGTAAATATTCTTCTTTTAATGGCTGCGGTGCCAATTTGGGATAAATACAAGAGCTGCCTAAAAAAATAAACTTATCTACACCCAAACGATGGGCTTCGTTAATAAGGTTATTTTGAATTTGCATGTTTTCCATTAAAAATTGATATGGAAAATCATTGTTTGCAAGAATACCACCCACTTTTGCAGCTGCATCTATAATAACATCCGGTTTTGTTTTTCGGATATAGTCGCGAACATCTTTTTGTTTTCTTAAATCCAATTCTTTGCTTGAAGCACCTATAATGTTTAGATATCCTTGGGCAGCCAAGGTTCTCCATATAGCACTTCCAACCATTCCATTGTGCCCAGCAATATAAATTATGGAATCTTTGTCAATCATTTTTTCGCGTTATTTATTAAACGATAATCAAAATCTTATGTTGAGACACTTTTTATAATTTAGATTATTTATTATATTTTTCAAAACTAATAATCATTTTTCCAATTGAAATTCTGTTTTTATAGTAATGGAGAAGCAATGGATTCTAATTGTTGGTAAACTTGTTTTACATCTTGAGAATTTTCTTTCTGCAAGACCATTAAGGCATCGTCAGTATATATTAAAATACAATTTCTAACACCAATGAAGGTGGTGTGCTTGGAAGTTCCAATGACAATATTTCTATTTGAATCTATTGGATAATCTTTTTGAACTAAGTAATCATAAACTGATTCGAAACAACCCAAATCAGACCAATCAAAATGTGCTGCTACCACTTTAATATCTTTACTTCGCTCCATTACTGCATAGTCAACGCTTATAGAAGGAATATTTAGAGATAAATCATAATCTAAAAATCCGTTTTTATTTGCTTCCCATGCTAATTTTGAAGCTAAATATACTTCCGGTTCTTGTTTTTCAAGTTCTTTTAAAAACTTTTCTGATTTGAAACAAAACAATCCGCTGTTCCAAAAATAGTTACTCTTTTCGAGATAAGTGATTGCCTTTTCCAAATTTGGTTTTTCATGAAATGCTATTACATCATCATTCTCAAATTCTATATAGCCATAACCGGTTTCTGGTTTAATGGGTTTTATACCAAAAGTTACCAAATAATCTTGATTGGCCAATTCAATTGCTTGTTTTAAAGCAACATCATATAAATCACTGCCCTCTATAACATGATCTGAAGGAGTAACCAATAATATCTCTTGTGATTTTGATGCAAATGCTGCAAAAGCAATTGCAGCTGCAGTATTTCTTGGCACTGCTTCAACAATATGAGTATATGCCTTATTGAATCTAGACATAATATCGTTACTCATTTTATAATTTTCAATATTTCCAACCACTATCATTTTATCGGATACTTTTTCATTACGAACCACTGTTTTTTCAAAAAGAGATTGCCCATCAAAAAGCTCAAGATATTGTTTAGGATGGTTTTTTCTGGAAAGTGGCCATAGTCTACTACCAATTCCGCCCGTTAAAACTACATGAGTTATATTATTACTAATTAACATTAGTGTGGATTTAAAAGTTCTTTTTGATACACCTCGTGACGCAGATTAGTACTCGAAAAACGATGGTCTCTGGTATTAAAATATAGCTGTATTCCTTTTTCTTCACAATAAGATCTTCCTGTAAAATCCCTGTCTTTATATTCATCACCTACTATTCGCATATCAATAGTAAAAGACTTTAAAATATCTTCTAAATCTTGTTCAGTAGCGTATGGAACTATTTCATCAACAAACTTGCACGCCTTGAGTTGAATATAACGTTCGACTACAGTTTGAGTTGGTTTATTTTTTGTTGGGCGGTCCAAAGTCGGATCTGTCTGTAAACCAACAATTAAATAATCACAGTTTTGTTTCGCTTCTTCAAGCATTTTAACGTGCCCTGCATGTAATAAATCAAAAGCACTAAAGGTTATTCCTATTTTCATCTGATTGTATTTAGAATTAATAAAAAGTTTTTTGTCATACACATTAAATTGTAAAAATATCACAACCGTATTTCCTAGGTTTCAAAATGATTTTTTAAAAAATTGAATAAGGGTTCCCCGTGAATAGTTACATTTGAACTATCCAAAAAGAAAAATTTATGGGGTATAAAAACTAAAAATTATAGCTAATTAATTATAGCTAATTAATTATTCCAAAAATTATTTAAATCTCAAGAATAAAAAAATTGAAAATCAAATCATTAATATGATTTCCTAATTCAGACCAAAATTAAGATAGTCTTAAAGATATAAAACAATATTTTAGTTGCTAAAAAGTCTTAATCAGGAAAAAACAACATAAAAATAGTATGTAAATAGGGTTGTCTGAAATTAATTTTACAAAAATAAATTGTAGTGATACTTATAATTCGACCTTTTAGATAAAAACACAAAAATTTAATATTCAAGACGTTATAATATTTTCTGCTACACGGAACGTTAATAATTATGAACTAAAACCTAGAATCATGAAATGGTATGTAGTATACACGAAACCAAAATGGGAAAAAAGAGCCACTGAACAATTAACACAGCTTGGGGTAAACTGCTATTGTCCCATGATAAAAAAAGTCGTGCAAAGATCAGACAGAAAAGTTAAGGTAGAAGTGCCATTATTCAATCATTATATGTTTGTGCAAATTGCAGAAAAAGATAGAAATATGGTATTTCTTTCACCTGGAGTTGTTAGGTATTTATTTTGGTTAGGGAGACACGCCGTTGTAAAAGACAAAGAAATTGAAACTATAAAAGAGTGGCTTACTTCCGGAGATACTGCAACAGAGATTTCAGTTATGCAATATCAAATTGGAGATAAAATCAAATTAAATTCAGGCCCGTTTTGTGAGCAAAATGCAGTTGTAAAAGATATTACTAAAACACACTATGTTTTAATTTTAGAATCTATAGGATATGTTTTAAAAGTAAAACACAAATAAACAAAACAAAATATAGAGGGAAGAAATCTCATTCTTAACTTTAATCTCTTCCTTCAAAAAATAAATTAAATAATTGTTGTTTAAAACTATTAATTGTCCATTTTGAAAATTTCACTTTTTTTGATTCCTAAAATCTTAACTAATTTATCCAGTTTTGACAATTTGAGATCAACAATTCCGTTCTCAATCTTTTCGTAATTTTTTACACTGATTTCCATTTGAATAGCTATGTATTCAGGAGTATGATTGTTTTCTAACCGATACTCTTTAATTTTTGAATAGTAATTTTCCATATCCTTATTTTTTATTACTAAATTATAATCGATTAAACCTCATTAATAAAACATTACAAATAGCATAAATTATATATTCTATTTGACCTCGTTAAAAAAAATTGAAACATCGAATTTAAATATAAACTCTGTTGAAACCTCTAACACTTTTGAAATTTCAATTAATTTAGAAATAGTTAAATCAACATCTCCTCTTTCAATTTTACCATACCCACTGGTACTCATTTTTAATTCAGCGGCAACAAATTCTCTAGTTAAATTTTTTAATTCTCTTATCTTTCTAATATTTTCGTATACAGTATATTTCATAAAAACAAACATTATAAATAATTGATATTTGAAATTATCATCCTAATATTCAAACAATTAACAAAGTCTAATAGATAAAGCATTAATTTGTTTTTGTTTACTCTTTCAAAAAAATTTAGACCTTTTATTTATAGTAATTATTTAATTATTATTAAGGTCAATTAAAAACTAAATAACCTTTTATTTTATCATTCATTTTTTATTTTGATCAAAAATATACATAGTTTTCAGTTTTTAATAATAAATCAGTTCAAAGGATTTTAAAATCCGATTAAATACAAATATGTATAATTTTATAGCACTTCGACACTTATACTTAAAGTACAAATGACATAAAATGTAAGATAATAATTTACAACATATTTATTATGAGTATAAGAGAATTTGCTCTTTGTAAGAAAAAATAATTTAAATGCAAAAATACGTCTTTAAATTAATCGTGATCAGATCATATTCATTAATGGCTAATCCGCATTAACAAAGATTTTTTTAAAAGCGTTGGGAATGAAAAGCTGTCAATAAATAATAAGATGCGAAGCATTACAGCGTCTATTTGAGAATAAGGGGGGAATGGTAACAAAAGGCCAATAAATTTAGTTTTGGTGAAATCGAAAATTTTAAACAGTTAATTGGTGAAATTTGTAAAGAAATAATCCAGCAACTTGACCTATCGTTACAGAGGTTATATCATAAAAAAGGAAATAATCAATAAGTAGTGAATTCTGACATAAAACAAAAAGTAATCCTAAAAGCACTGACATTAATAAAGATAATTATAGCTAAAAAAATTAGAGGTTCAGATTAACCAAGCATTAATCTGAACCTCTAAAATCTTATAACTTTTGAAATTTGTTTTTTATTGTGTCACTAAAAGTTGCGGGTAAGGGTCTGGTGTTGCATTTATTACTATTGTTGGAACACCTTCTTTTACATTCACTAATAATTTACTTAATGTTGGATTTGACAATAATGTACTATTTGCATAAACAGCTGACTCTTTTCCATATCCCTGATTTGCAGGAACATTTGCTAAAACATTCCCTGTGATAACTGAATTGATAATATGGTTATTTAGCGAAGTATATAGCATTGGAGAAAACATTTTAGAGCTGTCTAAGAATTTACATCCTTCAATATTAGTATAAGAAGAAATTATTGTTGAACCAGTTATCTTATTGTTATATACATTTGAATTGTACATGGAGATCGAATTAGAATTTATAACATTCACTCCACTATAGTTAGTAAAGTCACAATTTGCAACTATTGGATAATTCTGTCCGGCTAAAGCAAGAGCTGTTTTGCCTCCATCAAATTTACAATCTACCCAGGCATCTAAATTATCTGCTCTTGTGGCTAACATAGAAATCGCAATACCACAATTTATATATTGATTTTTATAAAACATAGTTTTGTCTACATAAGCAGAATTATCCTCTCCACTATTTCCAGCAGTAGGTTCTTGAAAAAATCCAATATTACAATTAACAAAACCTAAGTTTTCAAGAAAGTTATTATCAAAACCACCAGTTTTTTTTAAGTGTATACCATAATTTTGATTTCTAAATACAACAAACTTCATGTTTTGATATGCTATATTTTGTGAACCATAATCTGTGGAAGCATACACACCAATACTCCCTCCTTGAAGTGTCAGGTTCGCCAATGTAAAATTACCATCTTTACCTCCAACAAGAGATATTAGAGGAAAATCATCAGTTAAACCAACGATAACAGTTTTTCCAGTTCCTTTTCCAAAAATACCATGCTTATTATCCAGTGGCATCTTCAAAGTTGACTTTATATAAAAAACTCCTTCGGGTAATTCAGCAATGCCCTTAGTATCAATTAAGCCTTGTATATAGCTTGTTTGATCAGGTTTCCCTACTCTATCTGTTTTCCAGTTTGCCCCTAAAGGGTCTGGCAATATTTCCCAATTGGGCCTAGTCCAAGGCGTGTATTGAGTTCCCTTAATAGTATTTGTAAGAGTTGTAATTACCGAACTATTTGTCATAGCTGCAATTTGTTCAACACCATTATACTTGATGGCATTACTAAACTCTAGATTTCCTAAAAGATCAAAACCAGTAACTGTTCCTGCCTTCCGTATATATGGCCCTATACCATTTACCAAAAACATATTCGTTTTTAAAGATAAAACATCAGTCGGATAGTTATTATATTTATTTAGAAAGAAAAGATTATTAGCATCAACATCATAAGAAGGAGTTTTAAAAGGAGAACCACCATTTCCTCCACCAAAATCAGTTATTTTAACATTACCCATGTTTTTGGCAGAGAACATTGCTTTTGTTCCTTCTCCAGTAAAATTCCAACTCTCAGCGTCTATACCTACAAAAGTAGCAGATTGTAAGCCGTCAAGATCGGTAGCATCTCCGTGGGGTGTCAAAAAATTAGAGTGCAAATGTACATTACCATAACTTGGAGTGGTGCTATTACCTTTCAACACAAGAATGTTAGAAACTGTACCCGACTGGTGTTTAATTATCTTATTATTTCTAAAATAGCCTGACTGACTACAATCTAATTGTATATGTCCGCCATAGTTTATAAACGAACTATTCTCAAGCATTATATTTGTACCTCTTAAAATTGCCCATTTAATTGATTTAAAAGTACAGCCTGAAATAACACCGCCCGCTTGAAGCGTTATGAAGCTATCGGCAGGTAATAAATCTTCTAAATGAACATTAGAACTCCCTGCTGCTATTGTTATATTTGATACTTTAGATAATGATGGGTATCCATATAGCCTTTGATTACTATGCATTACTATATTTACACCGGAGTAATCCCCTTTTTCCAATCGTACAGAGCCATACTTATCTAAGGCAGCTTGGAGAGTCGCTTTTTGCGCAAGCGGTAATAAATAGGCCTTAAAATATTCAATTTCTTCCAATTGATTATTTATTCCAGCCACTTTAGCTGTCGTAAAAGTCACTGGATTACTATCAACAGAAGTGATACCTGCAGTATCAGTGGCTCTAACGGTGAAAGTATATGTTGTTTCAGGAGTTAATCCAGTTACTTTATAAGTCGTCCCTGCTCCTACAGATTTAGCCAACAAATTATTATTACTATATATCCCGTAACTTGAAACAGAAGTATTAGTAGCTGAAGCAGTCCAAGTTAAATCTGCACTAATTTGTGTAATTTGACTTGCTACTAATCCAGTTGGTGGAACTGGAAGTGTTTTTTGAGCCTCTTCAATTGCGTATTGGTAATTCTGTGAAAAACCAATTACTGAAAAGAATAAAAAGTAAACTAGATATTTCATTGTCCTGATATTATATAGGCATTTACACCTGATTTTCTAAGAAATCCAAATCTTACATTTCCAGCAGAACTGCTAAACTTTGCGTTGCCACTTGTAGTATAGTTAATTGTTACACCTGCAGATGCCTGTATTGTTAAAACAGCACCATTATGAGCTTCTAAGTTAATAGAATCACCTATTGCCATGCTACCAAATCCGGAAGTCAATGTCAATGTTGCTGATGTTGTACATTCTATTGTATTATTTATATCTGATACAGCAATGCTTCTAGAAGAAGTAAATGGAACAATTACGGCTCTAGCAGGAGTTGTAGTGTTGCTATTCCCTACTAGTCTTTCAGCAGTTATTGAATGTAATGCGTAAGGCACACTCAAAAGTTGTGTAACACCAATAATATTATAATTTGTTCCTCCAGATACATCTACTTTTGTTTCAATAAAATACGGCCCTTTTTCCCAGGCTATACTACCAAAAGTGCCATTAACAATATTCCCTGTTCCAATTTCAAGAGAAACAAGCCCATTGTTATTGGTCTTAACGGAATGATTTTCTTCATAAACATTAGTTCCTGATACTGTACCTTGATGTACAATAATTTTAAGACTTATATTCGAATTTGTAACCAGGGTATTATCTTGTGCTCTAATAATTGCTTGATAACTCATTTTTTCTGGTGACTGTGCAAAAACATTTAGTGTAACAGTCACAAATAATAGTATGGTAAGTGT
Coding sequences within:
- a CDS encoding acyltransferase codes for the protein MSRFFSELRLYICNNFISHFPSHTVRLWFYRKVMNFSIGKGTTIFMNCKFDCAKGLTIGNNSCINANCRLDSRGFLDIGNSVSISEDVIFLTADHNAELLGICDREKKVTVADFVWIGTRAMVLPGITIGKGAVIAAGAVVTKDIEPLAVVGGIPAKFIKYRIENFEYNATYKRLFQ
- a CDS encoding polysaccharide biosynthesis protein, which codes for MKDKLAQLKQHPKYDSILNWGKLISITGGAQIILQAVGFASGILIIRLLPVQEYALYTLANTMLGTMTVLADGGISSGVMAQGAKVWQDKEKLGSVLATGLDLRRKFAIGSLIVATPILIYLLFHNGASWLTTLLIIASLIPAFFAALSDTLLEIVPKLHQDILPLQKNQVVVGLGRLLLTGLTMFIFPWTFVAILANGIPRIYGNIKLRKIAHSFVDKNQPPDLGIQAEIMQMVKKILPGAIYYCVSGQITIWFISIFGKTESVAQLGALGRFAILLSLFSVLISTLVIPRYARLLENKVLLFKRFIQIFFSLIILICFILILVYLFSDQLLWVLGKNYYGLKSELILSIVGTCIGLIGGVFFLLYTSRGWVINPLFSISISLMSIGIGAFLFNVGTLNGVLIFNIFLAIIQVILHGGYCLIKIIDIK
- the gmd gene encoding GDP-mannose 4,6-dehydratase, whose protein sequence is MKKTALITGVTGQDGAYLSEFLLKKGYIVHGLKRRTSLFNTERIDHLYQDPHVENRNFILHYGDMTDSTNLTRLIQQIQPDEIYNLAAMSHVAVSFETPEYTGNADGLGTLRILDAVRFLGLEKKTRIYQASTSELYGKVQEVPQSETTPFYPRSPYAVAKMYAFWITVNYREAYGMFACNGILFNHESPIRGETFVTRKITRATSRIALGLQDKLYLGNLDAKRDWGHAKDYVRMMWMILQADTPEDWVIATGTTTPVRDFVRMSFAEVGIELEFKGEGVEEKGYVKSCRDPDYQVEIGKEVLAVDPKYFRPTEVDLLIGDPSKAKTKLGWKCRYDLAALVKDMMQSDLALMKKEQYLKDGGYTTLNYFE
- a CDS encoding GDP-L-fucose synthase family protein, with protein sequence MIDKDSIIYIAGHNGMVGSAIWRTLAAQGYLNIIGASSKELDLRKQKDVRDYIRKTKPDVIIDAAAKVGGILANNDFPYQFLMENMQIQNNLINEAHRLGVDKFIFLGSSCIYPKLAPQPLKEEYLLTGPLEPTNEWYALAKITGVKACESIRKQFDKDFVSLMPTNLYGTHDNFDLNSSHVMPAMIRKFYEAKQNNNAVVVLWGTGTPKREFLFVDDMAKAVVYALENQLPDYLYNVGTGEDLTIKELATKIQKIIGHTGEIIWDDTKPDGTPRKLMDVSKMHNIGWKHQVDLEDGIKKTYKWFLENIENFKTNQLKG
- a CDS encoding mannose-1-phosphate guanylyltransferase: MLISNNITHVVLTGGIGSRLWPLSRKNHPKQYLELFDGQSLFEKTVVRNEKVSDKMIVVGNIENYKMSNDIMSRFNKAYTHIVEAVPRNTAAAIAFAAFASKSQEILLVTPSDHVIEGSDLYDVALKQAIELANQDYLVTFGIKPIKPETGYGYIEFENDDVIAFHEKPNLEKAITYLEKSNYFWNSGLFCFKSEKFLKELEKQEPEVYLASKLAWEANKNGFLDYDLSLNIPSISVDYAVMERSKDIKVVAAHFDWSDLGCFESVYDYLVQKDYPIDSNRNIVIGTSKHTTFIGVRNCILIYTDDALMVLQKENSQDVKQVYQQLESIASPLL
- a CDS encoding adenylyltransferase/cytidyltransferase family protein, encoding MKIGITFSAFDLLHAGHVKMLEEAKQNCDYLIVGLQTDPTLDRPTKNKPTQTVVERYIQLKACKFVDEIVPYATEQDLEDILKSFTIDMRIVGDEYKDRDFTGRSYCEEKGIQLYFNTRDHRFSSTNLRHEVYQKELLNPH
- a CDS encoding UpxY family transcription antiterminator is translated as MKWYVVYTKPKWEKRATEQLTQLGVNCYCPMIKKVVQRSDRKVKVEVPLFNHYMFVQIAEKDRNMVFLSPGVVRYLFWLGRHAVVKDKEIETIKEWLTSGDTATEISVMQYQIGDKIKLNSGPFCEQNAVVKDITKTHYVLILESIGYVLKVKHK
- a CDS encoding helix-turn-helix domain-containing protein produces the protein MENYYSKIKEYRLENNHTPEYIAIQMEISVKNYEKIENGIVDLKLSKLDKLVKILGIKKSEIFKMDN
- a CDS encoding helix-turn-helix domain-containing protein, with amino-acid sequence MKYTVYENIRKIRELKNLTREFVAAELKMSTSGYGKIERGDVDLTISKLIEISKVLEVSTEFIFKFDVSIFFNEVK
- a CDS encoding fibronectin type III domain-containing protein, which encodes MKYLVYFLFFSVIGFSQNYQYAIEEAQKTLPVPPTGLVASQITQISADLTWTASATNTSVSSYGIYSNNNLLAKSVGAGTTYKVTGLTPETTYTFTVRATDTAGITSVDSNPVTFTTAKVAGINNQLEEIEYFKAYLLPLAQKATLQAALDKYGSVRLEKGDYSGVNIVMHSNQRLYGYPSLSKVSNITIAAGSSNVHLEDLLPADSFITLQAGGVISGCTFKSIKWAILRGTNIMLENSSFINYGGHIQLDCSQSGYFRNNKIIKHQSGTVSNILVLKGNSTTPSYGNVHLHSNFLTPHGDATDLDGLQSATFVGIDAESWNFTGEGTKAMFSAKNMGNVKITDFGGGNGGSPFKTPSYDVDANNLFFLNKYNNYPTDVLSLKTNMFLVNGIGPYIRKAGTVTGFDLLGNLEFSNAIKYNGVEQIAAMTNSSVITTLTNTIKGTQYTPWTRPNWEILPDPLGANWKTDRVGKPDQTSYIQGLIDTKGIAELPEGVFYIKSTLKMPLDNKHGIFGKGTGKTVIVGLTDDFPLISLVGGKDGNFTLANLTLQGGSIGVYASTDYGSQNIAYQNMKFVVFRNQNYGIHLKKTGGFDNNFLENLGFVNCNIGFFQEPTAGNSGEDNSAYVDKTMFYKNQYINCGIAISMLATRADNLDAWVDCKFDGGKTALALAGQNYPIVANCDFTNYSGVNVINSNSISMYNSNVYNNKITGSTIISSYTNIEGCKFLDSSKMFSPMLYTSLNNHIINSVITGNVLANVPANQGYGKESAVYANSTLLSNPTLSKLLVNVKEGVPTIVINATPDPYPQLLVTQ